In one window of Planctomycetaceae bacterium DNA:
- a CDS encoding sigma-70 family RNA polymerase sigma factor, with product MNISLSTDAERDDTPLSLLDGLRQNDESAWSRLVELWTPLIYGSCRSRGFSSVDSDDIAQTVIVRVYKGLPGFHRDGASRRFRFWIMKILRNEIARFCQQNSDRPAAAGGSDHQVILQNLSESESPSDSDWFSPARVVARALEVIRNDFDEKNWHAFELVEFEKLPNQEVADRLGMTANSVRQATFRIRKRLKQELEGMLE from the coding sequence GTGAACATTTCACTTTCCACAGATGCCGAACGCGATGACACTCCGCTGAGTCTGCTGGACGGACTTCGACAAAATGATGAATCCGCGTGGAGCCGACTTGTCGAACTCTGGACGCCGCTGATCTATGGTTCGTGTCGCAGCCGAGGTTTCAGTTCGGTCGATTCAGATGACATCGCACAGACAGTGATCGTCCGGGTCTATAAGGGACTTCCGGGGTTTCATCGGGACGGAGCCAGCAGACGATTTCGCTTCTGGATTATGAAGATCCTGAGAAACGAAATCGCTCGCTTCTGTCAACAGAACTCTGATCGCCCAGCCGCCGCTGGAGGCAGTGACCATCAAGTCATTCTGCAAAACCTGTCTGAATCCGAATCACCCAGCGACAGTGACTGGTTTTCTCCGGCACGAGTGGTCGCTCGAGCACTCGAAGTGATTCGAAATGACTTCGATGAAAAGAACTGGCATGCATTCGAACTGGTTGAATTCGAGAAACTGCCCAACCAGGAAGTCGCCGATCGCCTGGGCATGACGGCAAACTCGGTCCGCCAGGCCACCTTCCGTATTCGTAAACGGCTCAAGCAGGAATTGGAAGGCATGCTGGAATGA
- a CDS encoding DUF234 domain-containing protein — translation MADWRFYGRTTELDDLTAILRRNRWFFAKITGRRRIGKTTLVQQAIAAHGSTALVYVQIPDSGDAGVLSTFVDALATFGISPEQFPYPRSLSEMAATIEALITAGTIVILDEFQSFIRSPLADFTSYLQAAVDRLSAQPNRQAGGLIVLGSIHTKMTALLDNRDAPLYNRVTDVLDLIHWDIGSIMSVLRDHTDAAPERLLSLWTLFEGVPKFYRDCWEQGVIDKSPADVLQKIFFGSSSPLRTEADNWFLRELRGRYDTVLKFVARHPGSSHGDLINAMREASGDSTNQIGGYLQTLSDRYRLIESRLPIFAKPTARRRRYYLSDNFLESWLAAIAPSVAAREFRPQSQLIAEAVDRLQVVEGKGLEKLAGQLYEERSRKGIGDFPLTNRILGYWDKNDTEIDLVAVNETDRRLRFGSCKRSPGKLIADINNFKGHVTRFLEAFREYQDWQVEHVAIAPHLDAEQRRVLARYDVIPQDLVDLTEGLQ, via the coding sequence ATGGCAGACTGGCGATTTTACGGACGAACAACTGAGCTGGATGACCTCACCGCCATACTGCGTCGCAATCGCTGGTTTTTCGCCAAGATCACTGGGCGACGACGCATTGGTAAGACCACTCTCGTTCAACAGGCGATCGCAGCTCACGGTTCGACTGCCCTTGTCTACGTCCAGATTCCGGATTCAGGTGACGCCGGAGTTCTTTCCACTTTCGTCGACGCGCTCGCGACATTCGGCATCTCACCGGAGCAGTTTCCCTACCCACGTTCACTGAGCGAAATGGCAGCGACCATTGAAGCGTTGATTACAGCCGGAACGATCGTCATCCTGGACGAGTTTCAGTCCTTCATCCGCTCACCTTTGGCCGATTTCACATCGTATCTTCAGGCGGCAGTGGATCGCTTGTCTGCCCAACCCAATCGGCAAGCCGGTGGCCTGATCGTTTTGGGTTCCATTCACACAAAGATGACGGCGCTTCTGGATAACCGCGACGCGCCGTTGTACAACCGCGTGACCGATGTGCTTGACTTGATTCACTGGGACATCGGTTCAATCATGTCCGTTTTGCGCGACCACACCGATGCGGCACCAGAACGCTTATTGAGTTTGTGGACATTGTTTGAAGGCGTCCCCAAGTTTTATCGTGATTGTTGGGAGCAAGGCGTGATCGACAAATCGCCAGCCGACGTCTTGCAGAAGATCTTCTTTGGCAGTTCATCACCACTGCGAACCGAAGCCGATAACTGGTTTCTTCGCGAATTACGCGGACGCTACGATACCGTTTTGAAATTTGTTGCTCGACATCCCGGCAGCAGTCACGGCGACCTGATCAACGCCATGCGAGAGGCCAGTGGCGACTCAACGAATCAGATCGGCGGCTACCTGCAGACACTCAGTGACCGTTACCGCCTGATCGAATCCAGGCTACCAATTTTTGCCAAGCCCACTGCTCGACGTCGACGCTACTACTTGAGCGATAACTTTTTGGAATCGTGGCTGGCCGCGATCGCACCTTCAGTTGCCGCTCGTGAATTTCGCCCGCAATCACAATTGATTGCCGAAGCAGTTGACCGATTGCAAGTCGTTGAAGGCAAAGGGCTCGAAAAACTCGCCGGGCAGTTGTACGAAGAACGCAGTCGGAAAGGCATTGGAGACTTTCCTCTTACCAATCGTATCCTTGGATACTGGGACAAAAACGATACCGAGATCGATCTTGTCGCCGTGAACGAGACTGATCGACGTTTACGATTTGGTTCCTGCAAGCGTTCCCCTGGCAAGCTGATCGCCGACATCAACAATTTCAAAGGTCACGTGACAAGGTTTCTGGAGGCGTTTCGCGAGTATCAGGACTGGCAAGTCGAACATGTCGCCATCGCACCGCACTTGGATGCCGAGCAGCGACGTGTTCTGGCTCGATACGACGTCATTCCTCAGGACTTAGTCGATCTCACGGAAGGATTGCAATGA
- a CDS encoding cytochrome c — translation MTCLRPTICFIATLLLGASGQASNDAAPNVPFVPAFDRFGLHADIDPSTAGRLLISELSCTACHKSKEVLLDPKRGPVLDAVGSRVRFEWIRDYLLNPAEQKPGTTMPDMLSALPPAQRSDAAASLAAFLASLTQPFPEIKATGANPVPMEFWKKGNAQHGRQLFHQIGCVACHEPDGSYDVVAIQPSPLDQLLEQLEPDELREMGLSSAARRVNSVPLPVVAQKYTNESLTHFLLNPQQVRPSGRMPNLSLLAVDAADIAEWLMTRDQALAVPQPADNARGDDAGIQSGRQLFVQLGCVNCHDVKGLKPEASVASLESLNLSSPLSCIQATADDSSIREPANQTQATRKAGQPLFELSSAQESALRSFSSGELQDETEMRLLQSNCYACHERNSMGGVGRFRKPYFETVGHVDIGDEGRLPPALTGVGRRLTVAALNSVLTGKGNIRPHMTIRMPVFPASVTKSLPALITMSDGQSARPLPADAVFAKGDRNALIEAGRQLMDTGCVQCHAFRGETLPGTVGVDLEGATKRVNAEWLHDFLKDPGALKPRTRMPTFFPNGRSQNSEVLDGDVELQIAAMYAYLNDLPNQPLPAKIQEARAQDYELTPKDRPIVIRTFMPAAGMHAIAVGFPQHVHFAFDAENLSLAQAWRGRFLDAEGTWFVRFAPPADPLGEHQVLLPPGIVVSELKDMNSQWPDNAEKAGATFQGYRLNKDGTPTFLYRLKTCNLEDRIEPDGDGGLRRTMTLTQSSSTESSSLWLRMNQGLKLEPDARSDGAYINDQGVTVSVEESLSSEIRTREGTVEQIAPITVHGQRPVTIHLRYRW, via the coding sequence GTGACGTGCTTGCGTCCCACAATTTGTTTCATTGCCACGCTCTTGCTGGGAGCTTCCGGACAAGCTTCGAACGACGCAGCGCCGAACGTGCCGTTCGTCCCTGCGTTTGATCGTTTCGGTCTGCATGCTGACATCGATCCATCGACGGCTGGCAGACTGTTAATTTCCGAACTCAGCTGCACCGCTTGTCACAAGAGCAAAGAAGTGTTGCTGGATCCAAAACGAGGGCCGGTGCTGGATGCCGTGGGAAGCCGTGTGCGGTTCGAATGGATCCGGGATTATTTATTGAATCCGGCAGAACAGAAGCCCGGAACGACCATGCCGGATATGCTGTCAGCATTGCCGCCAGCTCAGCGATCTGATGCCGCCGCATCTCTCGCTGCCTTTCTGGCATCGCTGACACAGCCCTTTCCGGAAATCAAAGCGACCGGCGCAAATCCGGTTCCCATGGAATTCTGGAAAAAAGGCAATGCGCAACATGGGCGGCAACTATTTCACCAGATCGGCTGTGTGGCATGTCATGAACCCGATGGAAGTTACGATGTTGTGGCGATTCAGCCCTCGCCGCTCGACCAGCTTCTGGAGCAGCTGGAGCCGGACGAGCTCAGGGAAATGGGCTTGTCATCAGCAGCGAGGCGTGTGAATTCCGTGCCTCTTCCGGTGGTCGCTCAGAAGTATACGAACGAGTCGCTGACTCATTTTCTACTGAATCCGCAGCAAGTCCGTCCGTCAGGCCGTATGCCGAATCTGAGTCTGCTGGCCGTGGATGCTGCTGACATCGCTGAGTGGTTGATGACCAGGGATCAGGCCCTTGCGGTTCCACAGCCAGCCGACAACGCTCGGGGCGATGATGCAGGGATTCAGTCGGGACGTCAATTGTTTGTCCAGCTCGGTTGCGTCAACTGTCACGACGTAAAGGGATTGAAACCAGAAGCAAGTGTTGCCAGTCTCGAATCACTGAATCTTTCGTCTCCGTTGTCGTGTATTCAGGCGACAGCTGATGATTCATCCATACGGGAACCGGCGAATCAAACACAGGCGACTCGCAAGGCAGGTCAGCCCCTGTTTGAGCTCAGCAGTGCACAGGAGAGTGCGTTGCGTTCGTTCAGTTCCGGAGAGTTGCAGGACGAGACAGAGATGCGGCTGCTTCAGAGTAACTGCTATGCATGTCACGAACGCAACTCGATGGGAGGCGTGGGTCGCTTTCGCAAACCATATTTTGAAACGGTGGGGCATGTCGATATTGGCGACGAAGGCCGGCTTCCTCCTGCGCTCACCGGAGTGGGCAGGCGTCTGACTGTTGCTGCTCTGAACAGTGTCCTGACAGGTAAAGGCAATATTCGCCCGCACATGACCATCAGAATGCCCGTCTTTCCTGCTTCGGTGACAAAATCATTGCCGGCGCTGATTACCATGTCTGATGGTCAGTCGGCCAGGCCGTTGCCCGCTGATGCTGTTTTCGCCAAAGGTGACCGAAACGCATTGATTGAAGCCGGTCGCCAATTAATGGACACCGGTTGTGTTCAGTGTCATGCGTTTCGGGGCGAAACGCTGCCGGGAACCGTCGGGGTTGATCTTGAAGGAGCAACGAAACGGGTGAACGCGGAGTGGTTGCATGATTTCCTGAAAGACCCCGGTGCATTGAAACCCCGGACTCGCATGCCGACGTTCTTTCCCAATGGCAGAAGTCAGAATTCAGAGGTGCTGGACGGCGATGTGGAATTACAGATTGCCGCGATGTATGCCTATCTGAATGATTTGCCCAACCAGCCTTTGCCCGCGAAGATTCAGGAAGCTCGTGCTCAGGATTATGAGCTCACGCCCAAAGATCGCCCCATCGTCATTCGAACCTTTATGCCGGCGGCGGGGATGCATGCCATTGCCGTTGGCTTTCCGCAGCACGTTCATTTCGCATTCGATGCCGAAAATCTTTCACTGGCTCAGGCGTGGCGAGGGCGATTTCTGGATGCGGAAGGAACATGGTTTGTCCGATTCGCTCCGCCAGCTGATCCGCTCGGAGAACATCAGGTGCTGCTTCCACCCGGAATTGTGGTGTCTGAATTGAAGGACATGAATTCGCAGTGGCCGGACAATGCAGAAAAAGCGGGTGCGACCTTTCAGGGTTATCGTCTGAACAAGGACGGCACTCCGACGTTCTTGTATCGGCTGAAGACCTGCAATCTGGAAGATCGTATCGAACCGGACGGCGATGGTGGTCTCCGACGCACGATGACATTGACTCAATCATCCAGCACAGAAAGCAGTTCACTCTGGCTGAGAATGAATCAGGGATTGAAACTGGAGCCGGACGCACGATCGGACGGAGCCTATATCAATGATCAGGGCGTGACGGTCTCTGTTGAAGAGAGCCTCAGCAGCGAGATTCGGACGCGGGAAGGGACTGTTGAACAGATCGCTCCGATCACGGTTCATGGTCAACGCCCCGTGACGATTCACCTTCGGTATCGATGGTAG
- a CDS encoding type I restriction-modification enzyme R subunit C-terminal domain-containing protein produces the protein MLLNAGFTDRADHRARQLVKGFRGFIETHKDEIEALQILYSRPHRAGLRYSQVKDLLQAIKRPPLNADAQELWDAFEQTEPDKVKGKGGKQLVDLIAIVRHVLQPDSPLVPISTMVQERYQQWLADQQTAGVSFTAEQTQWLDAIKDHIASSLAIDSEDFSDIPFNQLGGLGRAYELFGDSLTSILEELNARLAA, from the coding sequence GTGCTGCTGAACGCGGGTTTCACCGATCGAGCCGATCACCGAGCCCGCCAGTTGGTGAAAGGGTTTCGTGGGTTCATTGAAACGCACAAGGATGAAATCGAAGCTTTGCAGATTTTGTATTCTCGTCCTCATCGAGCTGGCCTGCGATATTCACAGGTCAAAGACTTGTTGCAGGCCATCAAGCGTCCGCCATTGAATGCGGATGCTCAAGAGTTGTGGGACGCGTTCGAACAGACTGAGCCTGACAAAGTCAAAGGCAAGGGAGGCAAACAACTGGTCGATCTGATCGCCATTGTGCGTCACGTCCTGCAGCCGGACTCGCCGCTGGTGCCGATCAGCACGATGGTGCAGGAGCGTTATCAGCAATGGCTGGCCGACCAGCAGACTGCCGGAGTCAGCTTTACCGCTGAGCAGACACAGTGGCTCGACGCCATCAAAGACCACATCGCCAGCAGCTTGGCCATCGACAGCGAAGATTTTTCAGACATCCCCTTCAATCAGCTCGGCGGCTTAGGCCGAGCGTATGAGTTGTTCGGCGATTCGCTGACCTCGATTTTGGAAGAATTGAACGCGAGGCTGGCAGCATAA
- a CDS encoding protein kinase, producing MTDPRPNQPSPQPGPADLNSGDMPTILASNGDTQADFEAALASVKSLPNDTEMVKQCQDLTNRLRNIDEVRRLAAQLPDGSETTSDVPEKLGQFELLECLGSGGMGRVYKARHQRLNKIQAIKLLHIHRAGDPEAVSRFQQEMRAIGQMQHPNIVSAQHADEADGVPYLVMDFVEGRSLSHLTREYREQGRNIPVGMACEIVRQAAIGLQYAHEKGVIHRDIKPGNIMLDVHGVVRVLDLGLARISPQNEDDRNHESLTSDFQVLGTPDYMAPEQLRSSRNVDARCDIYALGATLFYLLTGQVCFPADKDTPLMDKAVRILSDPPPDVSALRSDLPAELADLVNRCLAKDPAGRPESAGKLAETLGNWASRTAIQLSSEGSTTEFDSRTLANRATAGAGDHSMHRRLMIAAGLLLPILFFAGVIYRLKLPDGGELVVELTDPSANLTVIAVKGDETKELEFAQEESSTFRLTKGPWSLRLSGLDADRFELTESSVTILDGQQKLVSIKVRNPSEDAVALKDPPVEPALPEPSQGPGEPAAAIEHPSAETSAAAIDWTPQDASTDLSGIVLQPAKLSPHFQVGTHLLCSPVGINDHWNHLRHHFDVDVTGKRWLYLTGKEVLLRDIATNETLAMAVGGTSVHWVSTAFSPDGSLFAVLDANINKSRGLEIRDKTGRLISQWQYSEPFHELPEWRPCQVQWMSNNQQILLWNHGAAIVFDLQGNVVHKVLFANSAFNAPPEWHGLNFPAPASPPGTWTVSVHPDGGEVTFVLGVGRIVRWNLTDNQLSEIDQFKPSSHEDYGGLKWSPQGDKLLVWCGAQEGTEEPTARIYSRTGELLHSEPRIHWGLADWSPDGLSIVTDSGAILDDKLQFVKQLPVTDQEGEIYPHASRIPYWKAPLEVVFTYAHNGRIDHSGMIRRFRLSGSELETRQSVQPLNVRAASHTYDGKPSSVHTIGDGQVELFCWDGAGRRANSVLKTPMYINATGISWSRTEPVIAVQDHFCQRIVDYSNGENNVWDYDNAIEDRLAPTFSPDGQSVAYADVRSDRFVIQSREGQILHEFEGGEYHSFPHWSPDGRWIVWKSLKGENVRLNIVDLSAASPVPVTIPLTLHFLFAVTISPDSRFVAYIDHTDNERRAERLHVYELATGQQNHSEITWNRHFGFAPVWSQDSSQIYAGQLFSVGQNSELKLVSDLNRASYVQFAEFTSAGRILLGGAEFTKGDPFAFHLLEATGAELATKVISTRINPLLQPPCARIRRHEDHAIVIAQHDMLGLGHSLAMLNVETGEFQWNGIAFSDGQTLALTPGGDILHGPENIDRYIVQSIRYPGGRTVPATRKQLLERLSETDQQAAVRWATDHGARMVTEDGAESDPEGTSQPASTALPKAASISELDFSGSKELVQEELAHLAAFENLSVLDLSSTNLPELPPLDTLKHLTDLNLSHSSVTSIAGVRECVSLLALNLSHTPIDPVAVESIRELKNLTRLNLNHTRIDRFALAELASLHSLKELHLEGVEVPTENINQLKMALPDCRIIVAENPPRP from the coding sequence ATGACAGATCCACGCCCCAACCAGCCCTCGCCGCAACCAGGTCCTGCCGATCTCAATTCCGGTGACATGCCGACGATTCTGGCGTCCAATGGTGATACTCAGGCCGATTTCGAGGCCGCACTGGCTTCTGTGAAGTCGCTTCCCAATGACACGGAAATGGTGAAACAGTGTCAGGATCTGACGAATCGGCTGCGCAACATTGACGAGGTTCGTCGGCTGGCTGCGCAGTTGCCGGATGGTAGTGAAACCACGTCGGACGTTCCGGAGAAGCTTGGTCAGTTCGAGCTGCTGGAATGCCTGGGCAGTGGCGGTATGGGGCGTGTCTATAAGGCTCGTCATCAGCGACTGAACAAAATTCAGGCGATTAAGTTGCTGCACATCCATCGTGCCGGTGATCCGGAAGCCGTCAGCCGATTCCAGCAGGAAATGAGGGCCATCGGGCAGATGCAGCACCCGAATATCGTGTCTGCACAACATGCTGATGAAGCCGACGGAGTTCCCTATCTGGTGATGGATTTTGTCGAAGGCCGGTCGCTTTCTCACCTGACCAGAGAATACAGAGAGCAGGGTCGGAATATTCCCGTGGGCATGGCCTGCGAGATCGTTCGGCAGGCTGCCATCGGACTACAGTATGCTCATGAAAAGGGCGTGATCCACCGTGATATCAAGCCTGGAAATATCATGCTGGACGTTCACGGAGTTGTCCGTGTGCTCGACCTGGGCCTGGCTCGAATCTCTCCACAGAATGAAGACGATCGCAACCACGAATCACTGACCTCAGACTTTCAGGTCCTGGGAACGCCGGACTACATGGCACCGGAGCAGCTGCGGAGCAGCAGAAATGTTGATGCTCGCTGCGATATCTACGCGTTGGGAGCAACGTTGTTCTATCTGCTGACGGGACAAGTGTGTTTTCCGGCTGACAAAGACACTCCGCTGATGGATAAGGCCGTTCGGATCCTGTCAGATCCGCCGCCGGATGTGTCAGCGCTTCGGTCAGATCTGCCTGCCGAACTGGCCGACCTTGTGAATCGCTGTCTCGCAAAAGATCCAGCAGGTCGACCGGAGTCCGCGGGGAAACTGGCAGAAACGCTGGGCAACTGGGCAAGTCGAACAGCGATTCAACTGTCATCGGAAGGCAGCACAACAGAATTCGACAGTCGGACTTTGGCCAACCGGGCCACGGCCGGTGCCGGCGATCATTCGATGCATCGCAGGCTGATGATTGCGGCCGGTCTGCTTCTGCCAATTCTGTTTTTTGCCGGGGTAATTTACCGACTGAAGTTGCCGGACGGTGGCGAACTGGTGGTGGAGCTGACGGACCCGTCCGCAAACCTGACAGTGATTGCGGTCAAAGGTGACGAAACCAAGGAACTGGAATTTGCTCAGGAAGAATCTTCAACATTTCGACTGACGAAGGGGCCCTGGTCACTGCGGCTTTCCGGGCTGGATGCTGATCGATTTGAACTGACCGAAAGCTCGGTCACAATTCTGGACGGGCAGCAGAAACTCGTTTCCATCAAAGTGCGAAATCCTTCGGAAGACGCGGTTGCTCTGAAAGACCCCCCTGTGGAGCCAGCTTTGCCGGAACCTTCGCAGGGCCCGGGAGAACCTGCTGCGGCCATAGAACATCCTTCCGCAGAAACATCAGCAGCCGCAATCGACTGGACACCTCAGGACGCGTCAACTGATCTGTCAGGCATTGTCCTTCAACCGGCCAAACTCAGCCCCCACTTCCAGGTTGGCACTCACCTGCTTTGCAGCCCTGTCGGGATCAACGATCACTGGAATCACCTGCGCCACCATTTTGATGTGGACGTGACGGGCAAACGATGGCTGTATTTAACCGGCAAGGAAGTTCTGCTGCGGGATATCGCAACAAATGAAACCCTTGCAATGGCAGTTGGTGGAACCAGCGTGCACTGGGTGAGTACCGCCTTCTCGCCTGATGGTTCGCTGTTCGCCGTGCTGGATGCCAACATCAACAAATCAAGAGGGTTGGAAATTCGCGATAAAACCGGGCGACTGATCTCTCAGTGGCAGTATTCGGAGCCATTCCACGAGCTTCCTGAGTGGCGTCCCTGCCAGGTTCAGTGGATGTCCAACAATCAGCAGATCCTGCTCTGGAACCATGGCGCGGCGATTGTTTTTGATCTGCAGGGGAACGTGGTACATAAGGTTCTGTTCGCAAACAGCGCGTTCAACGCGCCACCCGAATGGCACGGTCTGAATTTTCCTGCCCCTGCTTCTCCTCCCGGAACCTGGACCGTCAGTGTCCATCCGGATGGTGGCGAGGTGACCTTCGTGCTGGGAGTCGGCAGAATTGTTCGCTGGAATCTGACGGACAATCAGTTGTCCGAGATTGATCAGTTCAAGCCATCATCGCACGAGGACTATGGAGGACTGAAATGGAGTCCGCAGGGAGACAAATTACTCGTTTGGTGTGGTGCACAGGAAGGTACGGAGGAACCGACGGCTCGCATTTATTCGCGAACCGGAGAGCTTCTGCATTCTGAACCTCGCATCCACTGGGGGCTGGCAGACTGGTCACCGGACGGGCTGTCCATCGTGACTGACAGCGGAGCGATACTTGACGACAAACTGCAGTTCGTGAAACAACTGCCTGTGACTGATCAGGAAGGCGAAATCTATCCTCATGCGTCTCGCATTCCGTACTGGAAAGCTCCCCTGGAAGTCGTCTTCACCTACGCTCATAACGGGCGGATTGATCATTCCGGAATGATTCGCCGATTCCGGCTGTCCGGTTCGGAACTGGAGACACGGCAGTCCGTTCAGCCGCTCAACGTTCGAGCTGCATCGCACACTTACGATGGAAAGCCGAGTTCCGTTCACACAATCGGTGACGGACAAGTGGAGTTATTTTGCTGGGATGGGGCAGGCCGTCGGGCGAACAGTGTGTTGAAAACTCCTATGTATATCAATGCCACCGGAATCAGCTGGTCCCGGACGGAACCTGTCATCGCAGTTCAGGATCACTTCTGCCAGAGGATTGTCGATTATTCAAACGGAGAGAATAACGTCTGGGATTATGACAACGCCATAGAAGATCGACTCGCGCCAACCTTCAGCCCGGATGGCCAATCGGTGGCTTACGCTGATGTCCGATCCGACAGGTTCGTAATCCAATCCCGGGAAGGTCAGATCCTTCATGAATTCGAAGGAGGAGAATACCACTCATTTCCCCACTGGAGCCCCGACGGTCGCTGGATCGTGTGGAAGAGCCTTAAAGGCGAAAACGTCAGGCTGAATATCGTGGACCTGTCAGCAGCTTCTCCAGTCCCTGTCACGATTCCACTCACACTGCATTTTCTGTTTGCCGTCACCATCAGTCCGGACAGCCGCTTTGTTGCCTACATCGACCATACCGACAACGAAAGACGCGCAGAGCGATTGCATGTCTATGAACTTGCAACGGGCCAGCAAAATCATTCAGAAATCACCTGGAATCGTCATTTCGGTTTTGCTCCTGTCTGGTCTCAGGATTCCAGCCAAATCTACGCCGGACAATTGTTCTCTGTGGGGCAGAACAGCGAACTGAAACTTGTCAGCGATCTGAATCGAGCGTCCTATGTTCAGTTTGCAGAATTTACGTCTGCTGGCAGGATCCTGCTGGGCGGTGCTGAGTTCACGAAAGGCGACCCATTCGCTTTCCACCTGCTGGAGGCGACCGGTGCTGAGTTAGCGACCAAAGTCATCTCCACCCGCATCAATCCCCTGTTGCAGCCTCCGTGCGCAAGAATTCGCCGACATGAAGATCACGCGATCGTGATCGCTCAACACGACATGCTGGGCCTCGGACATTCGTTGGCAATGCTGAACGTGGAAACTGGTGAATTCCAATGGAATGGAATTGCCTTCAGTGACGGACAGACACTGGCGTTGACGCCCGGCGGTGACATCCTTCATGGTCCCGAAAACATCGACAGATACATTGTTCAATCCATCCGTTACCCCGGAGGTCGAACGGTACCGGCCACGCGCAAACAATTGCTGGAGCGACTTTCAGAAACCGACCAGCAGGCCGCGGTTCGCTGGGCCACCGATCATGGCGCTCGGATGGTTACGGAAGACGGTGCTGAATCCGACCCGGAAGGAACCTCCCAGCCTGCCTCAACAGCACTGCCGAAGGCAGCGTCCATTTCTGAACTGGATTTCTCAGGGTCGAAAGAACTAGTGCAGGAAGAATTGGCTCATCTGGCAGCATTTGAGAACCTCAGCGTCCTGGACCTTTCGTCCACGAATCTGCCGGAATTGCCTCCTCTGGATACTCTCAAACATCTGACGGATCTGAATCTGAGCCATTCCTCGGTCACCTCGATTGCCGGAGTTCGGGAGTGTGTTTCTTTGCTTGCACTGAATCTGAGCCACACACCGATTGATCCTGTCGCTGTCGAATCCATCAGAGAACTCAAGAATCTGACACGACTCAACCTGAATCACACCAGGATCGACCGCTTTGCACTTGCTGAACTCGCCAGCTTACACAGTCTGAAAGAACTGCATCTTGAAGGAGTCGAAGTGCCGACCGAAAACATCAACCAGCTGAAGATGGCACTGCCCGACTGTCGGATTATCGTCGCTGAAAATCCTCCTCGCCCGTGA
- a CDS encoding DEAD/DEAH box helicase family protein encodes MFPEQLARQNIDNLLAQCRDMNITAGPGVAVREFPLKTGFADYLLCLDGKASGVIEAKPEGHSLTGVEIQSAKYTSGLPKTVPHYCLPLPFAWESTGADTRFTNTLEPNARSREVFSFHRPGELRRLVRQESQLRANLRDMPELDTTGLWDVQVRAITNLEKSLSDNNPRALVQMATGSGKTFTVLVIFCVQAIQALATLPQPDVFHLEGRTLETAL; translated from the coding sequence ATGTTTCCCGAACAACTTGCTCGACAGAATATTGACAACCTGCTTGCCCAATGCCGTGACATGAACATCACGGCCGGCCCTGGCGTGGCCGTTCGAGAATTCCCGCTCAAGACAGGGTTCGCCGATTATCTGCTGTGTCTTGACGGCAAGGCATCGGGCGTGATCGAAGCTAAGCCGGAAGGGCACAGCCTGACGGGCGTGGAAATCCAGTCAGCCAAATACACCAGCGGCCTGCCAAAGACGGTGCCTCATTATTGCCTGCCGCTACCGTTTGCCTGGGAATCCACGGGCGCGGACACTCGGTTCACCAACACGCTGGAACCCAACGCCCGAAGCCGCGAGGTGTTTTCGTTTCATCGGCCGGGAGAACTGCGGCGACTTGTCCGGCAGGAAAGTCAACTCCGCGCTAACCTTCGCGACATGCCCGAACTCGACACCACCGGCCTGTGGGACGTCCAGGTTCGAGCCATCACCAATCTGGAAAAGTCGCTGTCCGACAACAACCCGCGAGCCCTCGTGCAAATGGCCACCGGTTCCGGCAAGACCTTCACCGTGTTAGTGATCTTCTGCGTCCAAGCCATACAGGCGCTCGCAACCCTGCCGCAGCCGGACGTTTTCCACTTGGAGGGTAGAACGTTAGAAACTGCCCTATGA